A region of the Dreissena polymorpha isolate Duluth1 chromosome 6, UMN_Dpol_1.0, whole genome shotgun sequence genome:
gtatttattttcaagcgtagaGATTTTAGGGAGACAAAATACTCGGAGCGTTTGCGTGTAACGTCATCAAgagagccgcgttcttaatgtTCTTTAAGTGCTCGAAATCAGGAGACGCTCGATATTAGCGAATCGTtcgatgtatatatttataaacattaaaaatcaCAATTAAGTTAATACATCAATAAAGGCAATCATGGAGTATGCTGCCCTTCCTTATGCAGCCTGTAGTTTTTATGATATGCATTCTGAACAATATTTTTATGCGACTAGAGTTATATCACGTAAATGAAAAGTCACTTATTTATAAGTTAAACACTTTGTTTAGGACGTTCATAACTAATAGAATGTTCTTATGCTCCAAACATTTTCAGTGAATACCACTTACACTGAATAATAAACAAACGGCGTCAGTGGTCAAAATTAATCTATGCAATTCAAATTCAACATAACCCATTTCAAGTCAATCGATTTGAATGAGCAAATCATCACTCCACTATCATAAACAACACTCGTCGTATTTACAATAGCTTACCGGTAAATAGCATCATAACTGCATtgtttcactttaaaaagtaAGTCATGATTACTCTGAAGACTGGATATTTTGTTGTATCTAAGAGCAGCATCAACAGCACTTTGAAATCTGTCATAACGACCTAATTCCGACCAATTAAACGTCCTTTTAAAACGGTATATGAGCCTTTCTAAGGAACTATCTGAgacgcatatgtattaagcgCTGTATTTAAAAATAAGCAGTGAACATGCTCATATTCCTTTACGATAATCCGCATATGAATGTGAATTCACCAAACTGGTGGCCTCACACAAAAAAATACTAAGAAAACAAtctaatctttaaaaaaaatctttaacaaaacTAATTAATTACCAACACAACTTTCTCATTAAAATCCATTAAGCCTATGCAACTGATCTGCTGTTGTTCGTCATTTTTCACAGACTGAGGAATTTACAATTTTTCGAGTTATTTTCACAAATTTCAAAACTCAGACAGCAGTGTATACCAAGAAACAAAATAAGACTATGTAAATAAGGATATAACATTCAACATATGTATacatgttcttgagttatcataaataggaatggaaaacaaacaagaactgtcagaggacagcgtgctcaactaattgagtgcttgacagtataacgtaagccatcataaggaaattgttcaaattattcaataaggtcaaggtaatagttcaggtatattttccacaatctactGAAAATTTGTAAAGAtataaaaacaaactaataagattttatttcatgtttgattgcaatagcttgggtgggaagtttggacggccCTTCAAAaaaaagtgaatatttgttttgtttttttttaaccatgtttcaaagaaaaaaatattctttgttGGTTGGgtatgggggggtggggggtgcgaagggggtataatgtgggggtggtgtcatttttttttggggggggggcagggattctgggttggggcgtgggatattgtttgggtggaatccattgtggtattcaggtaagtgttgttttgtcaaagtattaataaaatctgatcatcaataaagaagttatggcaatttaactataatttattcttttgacctcaagagtcaaggtcattcaaaggtcaagatcaaattgaacttgccaggtacagtaccctcatgattgtaagaaaatatttgaagtttgaaagcaatagctttgatacttcagaagtcaagtggatctgaacacaaaatgtaacaaaatattcagttactaagacaaaaaagggccataagattacaaaatgcttgatacagttgtctgctcttgtttatagattggggtcatattggtaaagaagttgcctaaatatgaaagcaatatgtcaagggacattgaaaatatttgaggctgtaagcaaacttaaacatagatttatcaataatatgcatattttaagtgaaaaaagggccataattcttacaaaatgcttgatacagttgtctgctcttgtttatagtttggggtcatgttggtaaagaagtatgcaaaatattaaagcaatatgtcatgagacataggaaatatttgggttggtacgcaaactttaacatttgcacgctcacgctaacgctcatgccgacgccggggtgagtaggatagctccactataaatatttcatataaaatagtcgagctaaaaaacaacaaaattttgcAGTGCATTACATAATAAATTATGGAATAATTGAGTAGgtattgattttgattcattgaTTTTGCTTCAATTTTTATCAAACATGATTTCATGACACAAAACTACAGCTTCATAAGCAATGTATTCATGCTTGTATGGCTGACTTGTACAGAGCACAAAGCAATGCATATAATAGTTGCATGTATAGGTAAATGCAATCCCATTGATACATCAGTAAAAGCAAAGTAACAACAACAAGTCAACAAGTATACAATAATGTTACTGATGAGAGAGCAGCCTAGAAACATATGGCGCCGAAACCTGGAGTTAGATGCCCAGCATATGGGCAAGAATTGGGGACAGCTAAAGGGAGTTGCCCACACTATAGGCATTGGATGAAGCTGTACGGCGGCAAATGTTCCAGACAGGAACACAGGCAAAGATAACAGGAGATGATGAACAGTCTCTAAATATTGATATGTGAAAGCCCAATATTGTTGGGGTCCTTGAACGCCCAGCAATAACAATAATGGCTCATCAGCTGATCAAGCAACTCCCTTTCATCCAGAAACTCTATCTGTTGTATCCTGAAAACACATTCATAAGTCTCATGTTATTCCTTTGTATGAGCCTTCCTCTGggacaacggggcttaatgcatgtgcgtaaacagggacctatacaaacaaatgtatagATCCctggcgtaaagtgttgtctcagccAGATTACCCTTTGCagtttgcacatgcttatcagggatgacacttcacatcTTAACTGGAATTAcacaaagaagagacttcctttttaagttttaatgaaaaatactatAAACGCCCAAAATGTCTTTCCTGGTTAGCCTGTATGAGACTTTACAcatggttagcctgtgcaaactaccctggctaatctggtatgagactttacacacatgtattaggCCCCGCTTTCCAGGAGTGAGGCTAATTTTGACAAACAGCTGGACCTTTGCATCCTTAACTATAAAgtataaacaaacatatacaaagTGAATACTTAGCTGGAGACAAACCTCATTACACAATTGGGTAATGTATTTATGGCGAGAAACCAATTGCAGTACAAGGCACAAAATAAATGCAGTAGACAAGTCACAGCGTccacaacaaacacacaaaaatgaacaaaactggGATCACTGCCTTGTAATTGTCCATGCCAATCATTGGGGGTTACAACCAGTTTAAAGGATCTCCCAACCTCAGGATTATTCACAAAACATTTAAGTGGACATATAAATAAGCATCAAAGCAccactttttaaattaaaataaatagcaaTAGAAGAGAATGCATTTCAATTTTATTATGGTTCCAGCGATTTTTTTTTTGCCCAGTTTGGAAAAGTACCattaccagcccaattgggaaaattgtgtgCAACAAACATGGAATTGGGACAATTTGAGTCGTGATGTCTTCATCTTGGGAAAATGGTGTGTTTGATTTTTTGTTCTCAAATACTTacaaattgataactaaatggtgtcaagttgtcaatattatatttacttaggttcaagccatagagctgcatagggaaactaactaaatgtttttttaaatatatctttttgttgtttagaaaccttcaattgggaacttttgacagcaattgggaaatttgttgttttttccttattgggaaagtgccgttttctggtactttataaagaaggaaaacatttGCTGGGTTCAATGGTTATATACAGACCAGAGTACGAGAACCGCAAGTTTCTCAGGCATGACGAAATGAAACCAAAACCAGAATTAGCTACATCTCCTCTTTACTAGCACGCTTTATAGACCCTGATCAATGTTGTGAAATTAGGAAGGAAACATATAGCATTAAGTTATTTTTGAGTAAGGAAAGCAATTTTCCCACTTTGTGGAaaaggaaaatgttcatatttactTGGGAACATGTGTATATTGAGCTATGGGATTAACTTGCGAATTTAAGTGGTGTGTGTAAAATGAATTTAATCAATTGGACAGGAGTGCAAAAACAAGGTGGGATAAACAAGGAACGATAACTCAGCAATTCCTTCAACTATTTGGTTTACTGATAATTTTGGGTGAAAAATTAATGAACACACATCATATGTTATTACAGTTTAGTAAAGATAGGATACAAACTATTTCCCAATGACAGATGAATCAGCCAAAAAGGTAATTTCAATGGCTCTAACTAATATCTTACAGGGAAgttcaatttattaataataatcaatCTTGGCTAAAAAATTATAACCATACAATATTCAATCAAATTAGTTACAAAAAGGATGAAAAATTGTGGATAAATTAAAGTGAAAACAACCAAAAATTTCATTTGAATAATAagataattttatgaaaatgcaagggccataactttgtgtgAATACCATAATCTGCTGAGATATTGTCCTATAAACATAACattaagttttatgaagattggataaaagcCATTGTTCCATCAACACAGGCTATTGATCAGTGGGCCACTGATATCGTAACACAATCTTCTTGAGATCTAGGTTACAgacaaaatcaatcaattaaaGGCCCCTTACCTCTGCATATCATCCTGTGGGAGGGAACTAAGCACATGCCTCATCTCCATCGCATCAGCCCCTTCGAAACCATGAGTCAGCATTCTGTGATAAATAATAgagattttatataataaacTATACTTTGTCGGTGTAAATATTCATGTACAAGGGTATATTGATAAAAAGAATGACTTGAGTCATACCAGTATTCAAATTCATCATCTGTGCCATTTCAAAACAAACTTGCATACACAACTaaaacttaaaatcttaaaaaaattgCAAGATAATCATACTGGAAATATATTTAAGTGACTAATCTTGTGGCATCATTTACTACACATAAGAAACCTCTGTATTGTGACTCCAGATTCAAGCAGTACCAGTATTTTCTAAACACAAAAACACGTGTTTTAATGACTCATCACGAGGCAGTATTTACTAAACATAACAAACCTGTATATTGTGACTCCAGACTTGCACTGTATTTACTACACATAAAAAACCTCTGTTTATGTGACTCCGCGCTAAGGCAGTATCAACTAAACATACTAAAACCATGTTTTAGTGACTCCATGCTCTGATAGTATTTACATAACTAACAAACTCTTTATTGGGACACAAGACTGTGACAGTATttactagggctgtaacgaatacactagctGACGAATACAAtgcgtatcacgaatacagggtggcgaatacgaatatttattcgcgaatatgaattttaatgaacaaaagtaatactgacaacttgacatgaccttatatagtatgaaactgatgagtatttgtcaaaattttgattaattgagtatcattgcatactgaaaatatgaaatataacactttgaaatcacaaaacactgactagaactgcttaaactttgaacacagttttgaaaacatgactagcaccaataaaatccttgagtaAAACAAATAAGCGTCAAAAGTTGACACATTAGTGACAGTACCcattcacatttttttaatgagcaTATACCAGATAGGTGATGTAGATGATATTTCAATGTCACCTATCTGACATATGCTCatttgatatattgaataaaaacagtgtgaCAATAGAAAAAGTATTGCACATGAAATAGTTTTAATTACCCCataaatactgaccacaactcaAATATTCAACCcgtgcccgccatttttgttgataatctcactgtgtaacatagtgggtgggatgaacatgatgaaaaacgccggaataaggagaagaacatttaaatataggggtttattgtatgaaccttcatttgtaaggtaagatgagatgattaaactttcacaCTCGAAACCActttgtttgtattcgtcaaatattcagtttgggaggtggcgaataacaaATACGATTCGTCAACAGCCGTATTCGAGGAAtttgaatattcgaatgtatcgttacagccctagtatTTACTAAACAAAACAAACCTTTGGTTTTGCTCAAATAACGTTTACTACACATAACAAACCTGATTTAGTGACTCCGCATTCTGGCAGTGttcacaaaaacatataacaAATCTCTGTTATAGTGACTCaacagtttttatgctcccccaaattttatcttggggggggagcatatagtcgccgcttcgtctgtccgtgcgtgtgtgtgtgtgtgtgcgtccgtccgtgcacaatttttgtccgggctatttctcagcaactaatgaccggaattcaatgatactttatgagaagcttcaataccaacaggagatgtgcatattatcagcaggttctggtcggatgattttttacagagttatggccctttgaaattttccattaactgaacatataatgcaattcttgtctgggctatttctcagcaactaataaccggaattcaatgaaactttatgggaagcttcactaccaagacaacatgtgcatattatcagccggttctggtcggatgatttttcacagagttatggccctttgaaattttccattaactgtacatatatagcaattcttgtccaggctatttctcagcaactaatgaccggaattcaatgaaactttatgggaagcttcactaccaagaggagatgtgcatattatcagccggttctcgtcggatgatttttcacagagttatggccctttgaaatattccattgtacatatagtgcaattcttgtccgagctatttctcagcaacttattacgggaattcaatgaaactttatgggaagcttcactaccaacaggagatgtgcatattatcagctggttacggtcggatgatttttcacagagttatggccctttgaaattttctataaactgtacttaaagtgcaatttttgtccgggctatttctccccaactactgactggaattcaatgaagctttatgggaagcttaactaccttgaggagatgggcatgttatttgtggattctggttagatgatttatttagagagttatggccctttgaaatttttaagttgctaaaccatccatcgtattattttgtccaaagttatacccctcaagacgtttccttttatctgaagatatagtgcaatattgtgacaaaaaaaacctttggtgagcatcacccgtctccgacggtttcttgttactaAATGTAATGAACCTTGATTCAGGTGTCTCATCCTGAGGAAGTATTTACTTAGTGAAACAGACCTCTGCTTTTGTGACTCCAGACTCTGACAGTATTCCACATGCAGCATGCAGTCTCTCGATCGTAAATTATCCAACATGACCTCCCCAAATTTGTCTGCCATGTTAACCTAAAAATAGGAAAACCGGTCAATTTTTGTCTATAGTTAAATGAATCATGTTTTTGTTACGAGTGTAAAAAGTGCTAAATAAAAATAGCTATGCCAAGTCTAAATACAAAGTAATATTTAACATATtcagtttggtgaagattttaTGAAAACTGTCAAACTCACTGGGACCTTAAGCAAAATAAAAGTTGTTTTATTATGACACTATTAAGTATATAAGGTATTTTTTATGAAAGGTATCCGTGGCTGTTCTTACAGAGCAAACAAACTAACTAACCAACATCAGCTAATAGATACTCTCTACCATCTTTGGAGCATcacttaaagtcactatcacgctcaccaatacatacggctactgtattatgctatataaaaacattcgacaacaagtagtaccatatgatggttaattacaataggaagaccctaaaaacaagtaacattgatgtaaaaacgttatattgcaagcattcggcaagtttaaagcatctaaatatctaaatatcgttctactttcgctttcgagtcaggatcggattcattcgggttgcgttcatttgcataatttatacaagccattttccaGTTCCAGTTAcgcagaattcattttgatttcacagaatgattattcatgagagctatgtcatgcttccgacgcttaccctatccaatctcgtgttcgcccgtaaatgttcggatatatcacgggagatataaatggaattatttgtggccacaaaaaaataaaaacgagcattttgtatctcgttaaatcaattctaccagacaacatctaacgttgaaattttgcattttgctaaaaggaacattgatttttttatcggTTAgcttatttaacgaaatattcgatatttttgagcgtgattgttactttaacatggattacaagatattatttaagcaaattgtaaaaacataaataaatttaaattttaagatGTTTAGCtacaaatgttaacaaataacaagacatgttttaaaaattattctttgaaaatgacATTATTTAGAATGATTCTGAATGTGTTACATAAACAAAGTTctgcatatttttaattataaataatttaatgtaaataccaaaactaacctgcTCATAATTGACAAAGAAAGTTGTCGAAAAATTATCTGTGACCCATTTAAGAATGGCATCCGTGTTGGATTTCTCAATATACACTAACACGCACTCTGCAATGAAAATTGTGGGCAAAGTTTTGTCAATTCCAGACTCATGTAATTTCTGGTCCAGTTCTGCAAGATTTTTCAGGTTTGCAGCCACCAAGTGATAGTCTTTACCATGAAGGTCTGTTGCATTGAATTTCACCTCCTCTcctgaaatgaaataaatatggCAATTTCAGTAGCAACAGTTGCTTAATTAAAGCAATTAAAAGTAAAAACGATTTTTCCATTTTGGAAATGAGGGGACACACGAATGGAGACTCAAAAATGTAAAAttcaagtatgaccttgacctttaccttaaataaaagcattttgcAAATTGTCTAATTTACCTTAAAAAATAGCAACGTTCCATGAAATATTCCACAAAATGGACATTTCAGTGTGATCTCAAAGGCTTTAGACACAGTTAATCATGCCTTCTACACATGGTCTCAGGGCATGAAACATTTGAGCTAgttaaaagaaacaaaatgtaaTAAACTGACACAAGTACATTCATGTAATTTACCGTCAGATGTGATCTTGCTCAGAAGTTTTTCTGAGCGACGTATGCATTGAATCTTCCTTGAAGTTACAGCTGAGAAATCTACTTCGATGTATGAGGTTGTATTTACA
Encoded here:
- the LOC127833860 gene encoding leucine carboxyl methyltransferase 1-like, whose product is MSTEEGIRATNDDAAQCKRFAVDKGYWQDPFIALFTSKARQSHAPEISIGYYARVKALKLLLKKFITVTDGKCQVVSLGAGFDTLFWNLKDECVNTTSYIEVDFSAVTSRKIQCIRRSEKLLSKITSDGEEVKFNATDLHGKDYHLVAANLKNLAELDQKLHESGIDKTLPTIFIAECVLVYIEKSNTDAILKWVTDNFSTTFFVNYEQVNMADKFGEVMLDNLRSRDCMLHVEYCQSLESQKQRMLTHGFEGADAMEMRHVLSSLPQDDMQRIQQIEFLDERELLDQLMSHYCYCWAFKDPNNIGLSHINI